The sequence GTCGGTCGTGGTGCCTGGCTTGACCGCCTTGCCGCCCTCTTCCAGCGCCTGCGCCGCGATGCGGCTGGCCTTGCGCATCGCCTCGATGACCTCGGGGGTGCGCACACCGTTGCCGGTGTCCCGCTTCGGCGCGGGCCTGCCGACGTATTCGGGGCGGACGATGGACGCGGGGACGGGGCGCTGCGGTGACTGGACGCCAGGCGTCAACGGTGCACGATCGGGCATGCTCCCCAGCCTACGACTCGCTTCTGCCACCGTTGCCCTGCCCGCTGCTGTGCCGCGTGACAGCATGGCGAACCTCACCCGAGCAGGCCGGGAGCTGCCCGAGGGCCGCCGCGCACTCGGGCGCGACGGCGGCCGATCAGTCGAGGCAGAACTCGTTGCCCTCGGGGTCGGCCATCACGATGTGGCCCGCGCCGAGTGGAGGGGCGGGTTCGTAGCGCCGGATGCGGCTGGCACCGAGGGTGGTGAGCCGTTCCGCCTCCGCCTCCAACGCCGCCATCCGCGCGTCGCCCTGAAGTCCTGGAGCCGCTCGCACGTCGAGGTGAAGGCGGTTCTTCACCTGCTTGCCCTCCGGTACCCGCTGGAAGAAGATGCGCAGCCCCGCGCCGTCGGGGTCGATCACAGCCGAGGCGTCGTTGCGCTTCTCCGGTGGAACGCCCATCGCGTCCAACGCCTGATCCCACGAGTCGAATCCCGCAGGCGGAGCCTGCACCCGGTAGCCGAGGGCGCCCGCCCAGAACGCCGCCAGCGCGGCAGGATCGGCGCAGTCGAAAGTGAGCTGAACGTCGCGTGCCATCTCGGTTCTCCTCTCGCCCGCTGTCGCGAACGGGCGTGTCGTCGGCTGAGCCGGAACAGGCGTGTTCCGCGCTCGATCGGTCCTGAACCCAGCTTCGCGCCTATCGCGGACAGGATCGTTCCGCGATCGTGCGACGATGGCGTCGTGAACGCGGAAGGCACCACCGAGCGGGTGCTGCGGCTGCTGGCTCTGCTCCAGCGGCGGACGTCCTGGACCGCCACCGAACTCGCCGCCGAGCTGCGCGTCACCGATCGCTCGGTGCGGCGCGACGTGGAACGGCTGCGCGCACTCGGCTATCCCGTCCACGCGAGCGCGGGTGTCGGCGGGGGTTACCGGCTCGGGACAGGCACCCGGCTGCCCCCGCTGCTCCTTGACGACGACGAGGCGATCGCGACGGCGGTGTCCCTGCGCCTGGCGGCGGGAGGAACGGTCGCCGGAGCGAGCGAGGCCGCTCTGCGCGCGCTCGCGAAACTCGACCAGGTGATGCCGCCGCGGCTGCGTTCCGAGGTCCGGGCGGTTGCCGGGGCCACCGACACGCTGGTCGGCCCCTCGACACCGGTCGATCCGGACGTGCTGCTCACCCTCGCGCGGGCCTGCACCGACGCCGTGCGGGTGCGTTTCGGGTATCAGAACCGGGACGAGGAACGCACGGTCGAACCGGTCCGGATGGTGGCCACCGGACGTCGCTGGTACCTGATGGCCTGGGATCTCGACCGCGACGACTGGCGCACCTTCCGGCTGGACCGCATGCACCGGGTGGCCGCGACCACCTGGCGATTCCGGCCGAGGGAGCATCCGAACCCCGTGGACCACGTCCAGCGCTCCGTGACAGGGACGCCGTACCGGTATCTCGCCCGCGTGCGACTACACGCGCAGGCCCAGCGGGTGCGGGAGCTGATGCCGCCCCAGGTGGGGAGGGTCGAGGAGGAGCGGGACGGCTGGTGTGTGCTCGTCGTCGGCGCGGACGACCCCGACTGGCTCGCCGCGCAGCTGGCCCGCCTCGACTTCGAGGCCGAGGTGCTGGGTCCTCCCGAGGTGCGCGACGCCGCAGGCCGGCTCGCCCGCCGCCTCACGGCGATGGCCTGCCTCGCTGACACCGCCCGCCCTGACGTTGCGCCAGGCCCGGAGGGCCGTGCGATGTCGGGGGACGACGTCGAGAACAACGGCGCCCACGTCGTCCAGAGCGGCACCTTCTTGGACAACACCGTCCTCGAACAGCACTGTCCTCGAACAACACCGTCCTAGAACAACACCGTCGCGTACCTGCCGACCTGCCGGAACCCCGCCCTCCGGTACGCCGCGATGGCCGGAGCGTTGAAGGAATTCACGTACAGGCTCGCGACGCGCCCGAGACCTCGCACCAGGTGGTCGGCCACGGCCGCGGTGCCTGCCGCTCCGAAACCGCGTCCCCGGTGCCGGGGGTTGACCCACACGCCCTGGATCTGGCCCACGGTTTCGGACATCGCACCGATCTCGGCCTTGAACACGACCTCGCCCCGCTCGAATCGCGCGAAGGCCCGACCGGCCGCGACGAGTTCTGTGACCCTGGCGCGGTAGCCCGCTCCCCCGTCGCCGAGCCGTGGATCGATGCCCACCTCCTCGCGGAACATCGCGACGGCAGCCGGATAGTACACGTCGATCTCCTCGGGCCGCACCTGTCGCACGGCAGGATCGGGCGGGATCACCGGGTCGTCGTCGAGTGCCATGAGTGGCTGGTCGGGCCGCACCTCCCTGGCAGGCCCCCACTCGTCAGCCAGCTCGTCCCACAACCCGAGCACCTCGTCGGCGGGGCCGACCAGGGACGAACAGGCTCGTGGCCTGCGCAGCGCGCGATCGGCGAACGACCGCAACGCGGCGGAGTTACCCCGTAGCGGAATCAGATTCGGCCCCGCGAAGCACAAGCCCTGTAGTCCCCCGACGCGGCGGCGGCCGTCGGTTCCCCAGAGTTCACCCCCCAGCCGCCACGGATCGAGACCGGCGAGTTCGACTCGCGCGGCCACCATGCAGCTGCCCACCGGATCCGCCGCGAGCAGCGAACGGACCGCCGGGTAGTCCTTCTCGTCGAGCAGCCTCGCACCGGCCAGCCGCAACACAACGACAAGATTGCCAGATCACGCGCGTCGATGGGGGCCGTGCGCGATGTCCACACGCGATTCCGGTCAGAACTCGGTGGTGTCCACGACGAGGCCGAACGGGGAACCCAGCGTGATCTTCTCCCCGAACGGGATCCGGCACGCCTTCCGGTAGGCGCCGTCGCCGGGGTCGGAGAACAACGTCACGGCCGCGCCGTCGGGATCGTGCGGATCCACCAGCAGGTACTGCTCGATACCGCCGTGCGCGTAGGCCCACCTCTTGCGTGAGCGGTCGTGGTTGGCGTTGCCGGCCGACGTGATCTCCACGGCGAGAAGGACGTGCTCGGACGGCACCGGGTCCGACCCGTCGGGAACGTAGGCCCGAGGAACGACGCAGAGGTCCGGAACGTAGATGCCACCGACCACAGGCACGGTGACACCCAGCGTCTGGAACACCCCTGCACCATTCGGACGACTGCGGACCAAGGCTTCGTGAAGCTGGTCGGCAATCAGATTGTGTTGTCCCCCAGGGGGTGGCGACATGCGAATCCCCTCGATCGTCACCTCGGGCCGCCACCCCTCCGGAACGTCAAGCTCATGCCAGGTACGCACCAGCGCGTCCCAGTCCAACGGCGTATCGACGATCGCAGCGCTCATCGGCGGCCTCCCATTCATTGAATGCACCTCCAATGTAACACGCTACATCACATGCCGTCGGCGAGGGTCAGCTCACCGTGACGACCGGCTGCCCGCTTCCCTCGGCATCGCCGTTCTCCTCGGCGATCCGCATCGCCTCGGTGATCAGCGTCTCCACGATCTGATGCTCGGGCACGGTCTTGATGACCTCGCCCTTGACGAAGATCTGCCCCTTGCCGTTGCCCGAAGCCACGCCGAGGTCGGCCTCCCTCGCCTCGCCGGGACCGTTGACGACACAGCCCATTACGGCGACCCGCAGTGGCACCTCCAGACCGTCGAGGCCCGCGGTGACCTCGTCGGCGAGCTTGTAGACGTCCACCTGCGCGCGACCGCACGAGGGGCACGAGACGATCTCCAGCTTGCGCGGGCGCAGGTTGAGCGACTGGAGGATCTGGTCGCCGACCTTCACCTCCTCGACAGGAGGAGCCGACAGCGAGACGCGGATCGTGTCACCGATCCCCTGCCGCAGGAGCGCACCGAAGGCCACGGCCGACTTGATCGTGCCCTGGAACGCCGGTCCGGCCTCGGTGACGCCGAGATGCAGCGGGTAGTCACACTGCTCGGCGAGGATCTCGTAGGCGCGCACCATCACGACCGGATCGTTGTGCTTCACGGAGATCTTCAGGTCGTGGAAGTCGTGCTCCGCGAACAGCGACGCCTCCCACAGAGCCGACTCCGCCAGCGCCTCCGGCGTGGCCTTGCCGTACTTCTTCAGCAGACGGGGGTCGAGAGAACCCGCGTTGACGCCGATCCGGATGGGGGTTCCGTGGTCCTTCGCCGCCTTGGCGATCTCGGCGACCCTGTCGTCGAACTTCTTGATGTTGCCGGGATTCACCCGCACGCCCGCGCAGCCTGCCTCGATGGCGGCGAACACGTACTTCGGCTGGAAGTGGATGTCGGCGATCACCGGGATCTTCGACTTCGCCGCGATCGCGGGCAGTGCCTCGGCGTCGTCGGCGCTGGGACACGCCACCCTGACGATGTCGCAGCCCGCGGCCGTCAGCTCAGCGATCTGCTGCAACGTCGCGTTGATGTCGGCGGTGACGGTGGTCGTCATCGACTGCACCGAAATGGGGTGGTCGCTACCGACGCCGACGGACCCCACCTGGAGTTGTCGGGTCTTGCGACGTTCGGAGAGAACGGGAGGAGGTGTGGCTGGCAAACCCAGATCGACGGTCATCGATTCCTCTGCAATTTCGGTGACTGCGTGCTGCGCCGGAGGCATCACCGGAACAAATCCGGCTGCCGATCTCCACGATACGTGACCGCGCGAACCAGCTGTCCCGGCGTTACTACTGTTGGATGAGCCGGATGGGGTTCACGATGTCGGCTGTCACGGTGAGCAGCACGATGGCGCCCCCGATCACCATCACCACGCTCGTGATCGCGCTGAGCTTGGTGTAATCGACCGGTCCGCCCGCCGCCTTGCCCCGCAGCTTGCGAATCCAGTCCCGCACACGCTCGTACCACGTCACGGCGATGTGCCCACCGTCGAGCGGCAGCAGCGGCAGCAGGTTGAAGATGCCGACGAAGAAGTTCAGGCTCGCGAGGAGCAGGAAGAAGACCTCCCACAGCCCCTGCTCGACGGCCTCGCCACCGATACGGCT comes from Saccharomonospora xinjiangensis XJ-54 and encodes:
- a CDS encoding helix-turn-helix transcriptional regulator, whose product is MNAEGTTERVLRLLALLQRRTSWTATELAAELRVTDRSVRRDVERLRALGYPVHASAGVGGGYRLGTGTRLPPLLLDDDEAIATAVSLRLAAGGTVAGASEAALRALAKLDQVMPPRLRSEVRAVAGATDTLVGPSTPVDPDVLLTLARACTDAVRVRFGYQNRDEERTVEPVRMVATGRRWYLMAWDLDRDDWRTFRLDRMHRVAATTWRFRPREHPNPVDHVQRSVTGTPYRYLARVRLHAQAQRVRELMPPQVGRVEEERDGWCVLVVGADDPDWLAAQLARLDFEAEVLGPPEVRDAAGRLARRLTAMACLADTARPDVAPGPEGRAMSGDDVENNGAHVVQSGTFLDNTVLEQHCPRTTPS
- a CDS encoding GNAT family N-acetyltransferase yields the protein MLRLAGARLLDEKDYPAVRSLLAADPVGSCMVAARVELAGLDPWRLGGELWGTDGRRRVGGLQGLCFAGPNLIPLRGNSAALRSFADRALRRPRACSSLVGPADEVLGLWDELADEWGPAREVRPDQPLMALDDDPVIPPDPAVRQVRPEEIDVYYPAAVAMFREEVGIDPRLGDGGAGYRARVTELVAAGRAFARFERGEVVFKAEIGAMSETVGQIQGVWVNPRHRGRGFGAAGTAAVADHLVRGLGRVASLYVNSFNAPAIAAYRRAGFRQVGRYATVLF
- a CDS encoding VOC family protein — encoded protein: MARDVQLTFDCADPAALAAFWAGALGYRVQAPPAGFDSWDQALDAMGVPPEKRNDASAVIDPDGAGLRIFFQRVPEGKQVKNRLHLDVRAAPGLQGDARMAALEAEAERLTTLGASRIRRYEPAPPLGAGHIVMADPEGNEFCLD
- a CDS encoding Uma2 family endonuclease, which codes for MSAAIVDTPLDWDALVRTWHELDVPEGWRPEVTIEGIRMSPPPGGQHNLIADQLHEALVRSRPNGAGVFQTLGVTVPVVGGIYVPDLCVVPRAYVPDGSDPVPSEHVLLAVEITSAGNANHDRSRKRWAYAHGGIEQYLLVDPHDPDGAAVTLFSDPGDGAYRKACRIPFGEKITLGSPFGLVVDTTEF
- the ispG gene encoding flavodoxin-dependent (E)-4-hydroxy-3-methylbut-2-enyl-diphosphate synthase — encoded protein: MTVDLGLPATPPPVLSERRKTRQLQVGSVGVGSDHPISVQSMTTTVTADINATLQQIAELTAAGCDIVRVACPSADDAEALPAIAAKSKIPVIADIHFQPKYVFAAIEAGCAGVRVNPGNIKKFDDRVAEIAKAAKDHGTPIRIGVNAGSLDPRLLKKYGKATPEALAESALWEASLFAEHDFHDLKISVKHNDPVVMVRAYEILAEQCDYPLHLGVTEAGPAFQGTIKSAVAFGALLRQGIGDTIRVSLSAPPVEEVKVGDQILQSLNLRPRKLEIVSCPSCGRAQVDVYKLADEVTAGLDGLEVPLRVAVMGCVVNGPGEAREADLGVASGNGKGQIFVKGEVIKTVPEHQIVETLITEAMRIAEENGDAEGSGQPVVTVS